In Micromonospora cremea, the genomic window CCGGAGGCCGCCACCACCTACGCGATCGACCGGGACACCGCCGAGCGGTACGCGATCCGCCGGTACGGCTTCCACGGCACCTCACACGCGTACGTCTCCCGGCGCACCGCCGAACTGCTGGGCCGCCCGTACGAGCAGCTCAGAACCATCACCCTGCACCTCGGCAACGGGGCCAGCGCCTGCGCGGTGGCGGACGGCCGCAGCGTCGCCACCTCGATGGGCATGTCCCCGCTGGAGGGGCTGGTGATGGGGACCCGCAGCGGCGACCTGGACCCGGCCGTGATCTTCCACCTGCGCCGGGAGGGTGGGCTGTCGGTGGACGAGATCGACGACCTGCTGAACCACCGCAGCGGCCTGCTCGGGCTGACCGGCGTCAACGACATGCGCGAGGTGCTCCAGCGCCGGGCGGCCGGGGACCAGGCCGCGGAGCTGGCCTTCGACGTGTACTGCCGGCGGATCACCGGCTATGTGGGCGCGTACTACGCGTTGCTCGGCCGGGTCGACGCGATCGCCTTCACCGCCGGGGTGGGCGAGCACGCGGCGCCGGTCCGGGCCGCCGCGCTGGCCGGACTGGACCGGCTCGGCATCGCCGTGGACCCGGACCGCAACGCGGGGAAGGGTGACCGGGTGATCTCGCCCGAGGACGCCGAGGTGACCGTCTGCGTCATTCGCACCGACGAGGAACGGGAGATCGCCCGGCAGGCCCGGGCCGTGGTCGGAGCCGGCTGACGCCATCCCGGCGGCCCGTCACAGAGGCCGCCGCTCGGCGCCGGTCAGCGCCCGGGCCACACCGGCCGGCTCCGGCTCAGCGCAGCGCGAGCCAGGCGACGATGGCCACCAGCAGCACGACGACCACCGCCGCACCGATGATCAGCGGCAGGCGCGACGGGGACTCCGCCGGCGCGGTGGCCTCCGGCGTCTGGGTGAACGCGCGGAACGCCTCGGTGTTGCCGCTGGGGTCGGTGTAGTTCTCAGGCATGCCGGTGACCCTAGCGAAACCGGTCGCGGCGCACCGCCCCCGCCCATCCCGCCCGGCGTGTCGACCCGGCCGGCGGAGCTGACCCGACCCGGCCGGTGGGTGCAGCCGGGCCGGACGGCGGGGTCGCTGCCCACACCCGGGCACCTACCGTGGAACGATGGGGGCGGGTCGGCTGATCGCCGTACTGGTGACAGCGCTGCTGGCCGGCTGCGCGCCGGCCACCGCCGTGGCGGACGGGTCCACCGCCGCCCCGGACGGGCCGCCGTCGGCGCGCCGGGCGCCCGAGGGGTCGTACGTCGTCGGCGTGCGTACGCTCACCCTCGATCCCCGCTCGGCGCGCCCCCTGCCGGTGACCATCTGGTACCCGGCATCGCCCGGCGGGGTGGCCGCCGGGCGGTTTCCGGTGGTCATCTACAGCCACGGCCTGGACAGCCTGCCCGGGCTGCACGCCGAGCTGACCACCCGCTGGGCGGCGGCCGGTTTCGTGGTGGCCGCTCCGGCGTTCCCGCACACCCGGCGCGGTGCCGCCCGGTTCACCCGGGCCGACGTCCGCAACCAGCCGGCCGACTGCTGGCGGCTCATTCGGCACCTGAGCGGCCTCGACACCGACCCCGGTGACCCGCTCGCCGGCCATCTGGACCTGGCGTCGATCGCCGCCGCCGGCCACTCGGCCGGCGGCTTCACCACGGCCGGCATGTTCACCGAGGGGCACCCGGCCCGGCTGCGCGCCGGGATCGTGATCGCCGGGGGCGGCCTGCCCGGCAGTTTCGCCGGACCGGTCGCGCCCCTGCTCTTCGTGCACGGCACGGCCGACCCGGTGGTGCCGGTCGCGGTCGGCCGGGCCGCGTACGGGCGCACCCGCGGGCCGGCCGCCTTTCTCAGCCTGCTCGGCCAGGACCACGGCGCGTACCTCACCCCGGGCAGTCCGGGGTTCGCCCCGGTCCTCGCCAGCACCACCGACTTCCTTCGCTGGACCCTCTACGACAACAGCGCGGCCGGCGCCCGCCTCCCCGCCGACGCCCGCGCCCCCACCCTGACCCACTACGAGTCCCGCCCGGCCCGCTGACGCCCCTGCCAGGCACGCAGAAGACTGAGCGCTGGGTCACCGCCCGGCCACGCCACGTCAAACCCGGCCAGGCGGGTCAGCAGGGCAAGGCACAATTGGATTCATGTCCCGTCGCGTCACCCCCGCGCTGCTGGCCAGCGCCCTGCTCACGGCCGGCCTGGTCGGCTGCTCCGCGGACGCCCGGAAGGCCGAGAGCGGGCAGGCGCCGGTCGCGCCCTCCTCCGTCGCCTCGGCGACCCCGCGGGTACCCGCCGGGAGCGCGCCACAGCGAGCCTTCGCCGTCGGCGTACGCCAGCTCAAGCTGAACCGGGACGGCCGGGCGCTGCCGGTGACGCTCTGGTACCCGGCGACCGGGGATGCCGGCGGCGCGGCCAAGCGGTCGGCGGCGGCCGCGGAGGGCCGGTTCCCCGTGGTGATGTTCAGTCACGGCCTGGGCGGGCGGCCCGACGACTACGCCACGCTGCTGACCCGGTGGGCGGCGGCGGGCTTCGTGGTGGCCGCGCCGGCCTTCCCGCACACCGCCCGGGGCGGCGACGGCAACGTCCTCGACGTGCTCAACCAGCCGGCCGACGTCTCCTACGCGCTGACACAGGTGCTGGCGCTCGACGGCACGGCCGGCGACCCGTTGCGCGGCCGGCTGGACGCCGACCGGGTGGCTGCCGCCGGGCACTCGGCCGGCGGGGTGACCACCATCGGTCTCTTCACCGCCAGCCGGGACGAACGGCTGGACGCCGGCGTGGTGTTCGCCGGCACGGCGCTCGGCGTGGGTACGGCGTTCGCCGGCGCGGCCGCGCCCCAGCTGTTCGTGCACGGCGAGCTGGACGAGGTGGTCGACTACGCGGCGGGCCGGGCCGCGTACGACAAGGTGCCGTGGCCGAAGGCGATGCTGAGCCTGCCGAAGGGCGACCACGGGCGGGCCCTGCTCAACGACGGCGCGGCGCTGCGGGTGGTCTCGGACACCTCCGTCGAGTTCCTCCGCTGGACGCTCTACGGCGACCCGGCGGCCAAGGGCCGCATCTCCACCGACGCCACCCGCGGCGACATCGCCACCTTCGACGATCACCTCTGACCGTCCGAGCCGCAGGGGGCGCCCGGTGTCAGGCGGTGTGGTCGACGACGACCTTGCCGAAGGCGTGACCGGAGTGCAACCGGGCGAAGGCGTCCCCGACCCGGCTGAACGGGACCACGCTGTCCACCACCGGGCGCACGCCGCTGTCGGCGCAGAACGCCAGCAGCTCGTACAGCTCGCCGGGCGTGCCCATCGAGGTGCCCAGGATCTCCAGCTGCATGGCGAAGACCCGGCGGAGGTTGACCGACGGCTCGTGACCGGCGGTGGCGCCGGACACCACGATCCGGGCCATCGGCGCGGCCGACTTCATCGAGTGGTCGAAGGTTGCCGCGCCGACCGTCTCGATCACCACGTCGACCCGTTCCGGCAGCCGGGCACCGGGTTCCACGGCGGTGGCGCCGAGCGCGGTGATCCGATCCCGTTTGGTGGCGTCGCGGCTGGTCGCGTACACCCGCTTGCCCATCGCGACGGCGAGCGCGACGGCCGCGGTGGCCACGCCGCCGCCCGCGCCCTGCACCAGCACGCTGTCGGCGTCCTCGACGCGGCCCTTGGTGGTCAGCATCCGCCACGCGGTCAGCCAGGCCGTGGGCAGGCAGGCCGCGTCGGTCGCCGGCATCCCGTCGGGCAGCGGGACCAGGTTCGACCGGGGTACGGCGACCCGCTCGGCGAGGGTCCCGGGGAAGTGCTCGGAGAGGATGGAGACCCCGCGCGGGTCACCCTGGGTGACCACCACCGGGTAGACGACCACCTCGTTGCCCTCCGGGTCCACACCGACCGCGTCGCAGCCGAGGATCATCGGCAGCTGAGCCTCGGTGAGCCCCACCCCGCGCAGTGACCAGAGGTCGTGGTGGTTGAGCGAGGTGGCCCGCACCTGCACGGTCACCCAGTCGTCGGCCGGGTGGGTCGGCTCGGGCCGCTCACCGACAGTCAGGGCGGCGAGCGGATCGGCGTCGTCGAAGCGGGAGGCGAAGGCAGCACGCATGATCGGCACGGTAACAAGCTGAGCGCTGGTTAAGAAGGGGCCTCCCCCGGCACGGGATGTCAGGAAGGGCCTGTTCCTATGCAGCAGGCGTCAACAAGGTGCCCTTCCTTACCGGCGGGCGACACCGTCGCGGCGGGCGGCTTCGGCGACGGCCGCGGCGACGGCCGGCGCGACGCGCGGGTCCAGCGGCGACGGGACGATCGCCTCGGCGGTCAGCGACTCGGCCACCACCGCGGCGATGGCGTCCGCGGCGGCGACCTTCATTCCCTCGGTGATCCGGGTGGCCCGCGCGTCCAGCGCGCCCCGGAACACACCGGGGAAGGCGAGCACGTTGTTGATCTGATTGGGGTAGTCGCTGCGCCCGGTGGCGACCACCGCGACGTGCCGGGCGGCCACCTCGGGGTGCACCTCCGGGGTCGGGTTGGCCAGCGCGAACACGATTCCGCCGGGCGCCATGCCGGCGACCGCGGCCTCCGGGATCTGCCCGCCGGACACGCCGATCAGCACGTCCGCGCCGCGCAGCGCTTCGGTGATGTCGCCGCGGCGGCCGTCGGCGTTGGTGGTCGCGGCCAGCTCGGCCTTGGTGCCGGTCAGCTCGGTGCGGTGCCGGCCGATGATCCCCTTGGAGTCGCAGACCACCACCTGATCAGGGTTGACGCCCCCGGCGACCAGCATCTTCGTCACGGCCACGCCGGCCGCGCCGGCGCCGCTCACCGCGACCCGCAGGTCACCGAGCTTGCGGTTGAGCAGGGTGGCCGCGTTGCGCAGCGCGGCGAGCACCACGATCGCGGTGCCGTGCTGGTCGTCGTGGAAGACCGGGATGTCCAGCGCCTCGTCGAGCCGGCGCTCCACCTCGAAGCAGCGCGGCGCGCTGATGTCCTCCAGGTTGATTCCGCCGAACGAGGGGGCCAGCGCCCGCACCACCGCGACGATCTCGTCCACGTCCTGGGTGTCCAGACAGACCGGCACCGCGTCGACCCCGGCGAACTGCTTGAACAGCACCGCCTTGCCCTCCATCACCGGCAGCGCGGCACGCGGGCCGATGTTGCCGAGCCCGAGCACCGCCGACCCGTCGGTGACCACCGCGACGGTGTGCGACACCCAGGTGTAGTCGTCGACCAGGCCGGGGTCGGCGGCGATCGCCTCGCACACCCGGGCCACCCCCGGGGTGTACGCGAGGGAGAGGTCCTCCCGGCTGGTGAGCGGCACCGTCGAGGTGACGGCCATCTTGCCGCCCCGGTGCAGCTGGAAGACGGGATCAGCGGGGTCCACGGTGGACGAAGACATGGTGGTGACTCCAGGATCTGTCGAGCAGACGGGGCGGCCGGCCCGGCCGCGAGGTGGGCGGCGAGCGGTGGCACGCGGTGCGGGGGGTCACCCGGGCACTTTCCGAGCATAGTGTCGACACTGCCACTCGGATGTGAGCAGGGTCATAACAGTCGACGCGGGACCCGCCCGGGGCGCGGCCAGTAGCGGGCCACCACGCGTCCCCGCACGTCGGCCACCCCGTACGCGCGGGAGTCGTCGGTGACCAGGTCGTTGTCCCCGCGTAGCCACCAGCCGCCGTCCTGCGGTCGGACCGCCCGCTTCACCACCAGCAGCTCGGGACGGGTCCGGAAGACCGCGACCACCACGTCACCGGGGCGGATCGGGCGACCCCGGGGGCGCACCAGCACCGCGTCGCCGTGCCGCAGCGTCGGCGCCATGGACGGGCCGGTCACCAGGACAGCGGTCAGCGGCCTCCGCAGCCGGGGCGCCTCCGCCGGGTGATCGGGCCGCACTGGTTTCACCTCCATCCGCTTCGGGGAGCATTCCCAGGAGTAATGTCGCCTTTGATCATCGCAAACTTCCCATGGAGGATCCCGATGCGACTTCCGCGCATCCTTGCGCCCCGCGTCACCGCGAGCGCTCACTGCGACCTGCCGTGCGGCGTCTACGACCCGGCTCAGGCCCGGATCGAGGCCGAGTCGGTCAAAATGATCTGCGAGAAGTACCAGGCGAACACGGACCCGGAGTTCCGCACCCGGGCGATCATCATCAAGGAGCAGCGCGCCGAGCTGGTCAAGCACCACCTGTGGGTGCTCTGGACCGACTACTTCAAGGCCACGCACTTCGAGAAGTACCCGCAGCTGCACCAGCTGTTCAACGAGGCCACCAAGCTCGCCGGCTCCGGTGGGGTCAAGGGCAGCCTCGACCCGGCCACCGCCGACAAGCTGCTGCAGAAGATCGACGACATCTCGAAGATCTTCTGGGAGACCAAGAAGGCGTGACCTCACCCGTCACTCCGACGATCCGGCCGGCACGTCCCCAGGATGTGCCGGCCGTCGTCGCCATGGTCCACGAGCTGGCGGAGTACGAACGCGCTCCCGACCAGTGCCACCTCACCACCGAGCAGTTGACCTCCGCCCTGTTCGGGGCCGCGCCGGCGCTCTTCGGCCACGTCGCGGTCGACGAGCACGACCAGCCGATCGGCTTCGCGCTGTGGTTCCTCAACTTCTCCACCTGGGCCGGGCTGCACGGCATCTACCTGGAGGACCTCTACGTCCGACCGGCCGCCCGGGGCACCGGCGCGGGTCGGCTGCTGCTCGCCACCCTGGCCGACATCTGCGTACGACGCGGATACCGGCGACTGGAGTGGTTGATGATCGACTGGAACCCGGCGGCCGGGTTCTACGCCTCGATCGGCGCGGAGCAGATGAACGAGTGGGTCCCCTACCGGCTCAGCGGCGACGCACTGCACGACCTCGCCAGCCAGGCCACCGCCGCCGGCACGCGTCCGGGCGGCTGACCGGGTAGAGTCCCCGACCGGGGGGATGAGGCGTGACTCAACTGACCGGCCAGCCAGCGACCGACGACGACGTGGTGCACCTCACGGTGCCCGCCGACGGCGGTTACCTCGGCGTGCTCCGTACCGCCACCGCCGGTCTCGCGGCCCGGTTGCAGTTCGCGCTCGACGAGATCGAGGATCTGCGGATCGCGGTCGACGAGGCATGCGCCATGCTGCTCGCGATCGCCACCCGCGACGCCGAGCTGGAGTGCCGGTTCTCGGTCACCGAGGACGCGCTGACCGTCGAGGTGACCGTGCCGACCGTGCGCGGCGCGACGCTCCCCGCCGAGTCGTCCTTCGCCTGGAAGGTGCTCACCGCGCTGACCACGTCGGCGTCCGCCACGGCCGCCGACGGCCGGGCGACGATCTCGCTGCTCACCCGCCGCTCCAGCGGCTACTGACCGACCCGCCGCCTCGGCACGCGCCGAGCGCGGTCACTCGAAACCGAGCGCCCGGGTCGTCGGGGGGCTGACCAACAGCCAGCTGACGCCCAGGCCCAGTGCCATCAGCGGCACGCCGAGCCAGCCCAGCCCGGCCTGGATCATGAACCACCCGATCGGCAGCAGCATCAGCTGGAGCACGATGGCGGGAGCACGCGCACCGGCCTGACGGCGCAGCAGCGCGCGGCCCAGTGCCCAGAGCGCGGCCGCCGCCCCGACGGCGAACGCGGTCACCAGCAGCGCCGACAGCAGATCGCTGGTGGCGGCGGTGAGATCGGCCCAGACCAGCCAGGCGGCGATCAGCCCGACGGCGACGGCCTCCGCCCACAGCAGTCGGACCGCCCAGCGGAGCGTGACGGGAATCGGGGCCGAGTCGATGGTCACGCGCGCCACGATACCCGGGCTACCGGGAGGTACAGTGCCGCCCATGCGGGCCGTCCTGGTGGTCAATCCGAAGGCCACCACCACCAGCGAACGCAGCCGGGACGTGCTTGTCCGGGCGCTGCGCAGCGAAGTCGACCTCAGCGTGCGCTACACCCGCCGGCGTGGGCACGCCATGGCGCTGGCCCGGGAGGCCGCCGCGGAGGGGGTCGACCTCGTCGTCACCCTGGGTGGCGACGGCACCGTCAACGAGGTGGTGAACGGCCTGATGACGGCCGAGCCGCCCGCCGGCGCCGATGGGGCCACGCTGGCGGAGCGGCTGCCCGCGCTGGCGACCGTTCCGGGTGGCTCGACGAACGTGTTCGCCCGGGCGCTGGGCCTGCCCCGGGAGTGGCCGGAGGGGACCAGCATGATCCTCGAAGGCGTGCGGCTGGGTCGGCACCGGACGATCGGGCTGGGTCGCGCGGACGACCGCTACTTCACCTTCTGCGCGGGGTTCGGCCTGGACGCCGCCGTGATCCACCGGGTGGAGCAGGCCCGCCGTCGGGGGCGCGTCTCCACGCCGAGCCTCTACCTGCGCTCGATCATGAACCAGTACTTCCTCGCCTCGGACCGGCGGCACCCGGCGATCACGTTGGAGCGTCCCGGCGAGCCGGCGGAGGGCGAGCTCGCCACCGTCATCATCCAGAACACCGCGCCGTGGACGTACCTGGGCGATCGGGAGATCAACCCGAACCCGGAGGCGTCGTTCGATCTCGGGCTGGACGTGCTGGCGTTGCGTCAGCTCCGGGTTGCCAGTACGACACGGACGGTGACCCAGTTCTTGTCTCGGCGGCCGGATCCACGCGGCCGGCAGGTGTTACGACTCCATGACACAGCGGAGTTCACCCTGCTCTCCAGCCGCCCGCAGGCGTTCCAGCTGGACGGCGACTACCTGGGCGAGCGGGAGAAAGTCAGATTCACATCCGTTCCCGCCGCACTGAGAGTAATCTGCTAGGTCTCGGGTACTGCCCTAGGTCGACGCGGCCGCCACAACTGCATCGACGCGGTCGCCGCCACACCGAGGGGCAGGTGCCGGAAATGTCAGCAATGTCACGCGGACTGTACTATATTGATCCTCGGCAGTGGCACGGCGGGTAACCAGGAAGGCACTGGAACCCGGACAAATGGGTTGTGGGCTTGCTCACCGCCCGGAGTTTTTCCGAGCGTCACCCTTGACATCGCGAGTGTTCGTGAAAGTATTCACAAGCGAACTTGAGTTACCGGGACATTGCCTGGATATGCTCGTCAGGTTGAGCTGTTCCAGCAGGTCCCCAGGGCTAACTGCCTGCTCACGCACTGCCGAATGGACCGACGCGAACTGTCACCATCGGCACTGCGGATGCATATAGGAAAAGCACTACAAGCAATAATTGCCACCCCATCCAGAATGAGGAGTGTTGCCGCCATGGACTGGCGTCACCATGCTGTCTGCCGCGACGAGGACCCGGAGCTGTTCTTCCCTATCGGGACGTCCGGACCGGCTCTCCTGCAGGTCGAGCAGGCCAAGGCCGTCTGCAGGCGCTGCTCCGTGACCGACCAGTGCCTGCAGTGGGCGCTCGAGTCGGGTCAGGACGCCGGCGTCTGGGGCGGAATGAGCGAGGAGGAGCGGCGCGCTGTCAAGCGTCGCGGCGGCCTCCGCGTGCTGCGCGCTCACTCCGCCTGATCCCACGACACAGCTGTACGCCCCGGCGGGTCCGCCCGCCGGGGCGTTCCGCTGTTCTGCGCCGCTGACGCGCCACACCGCACACCTCGGCGCGAGCTCACGCACCTCACCTGCCGAACCGATCGCGACGTCCACCGACCACGGATACCCGCTGCCCCGCACTCTGATCATTCGCGGCCAGCGACCTCGGTCACACCGCCGACGCCGGGACGCACCGACCGGACCGCTCGTCGACCCGCCGCAGCACCAGCTCGACCAGCTCCGGGGCGTCGGTCAACGGGTCGGCCACCGCCACCGCGCCGGCCGCCCGGGCCGCCTCGGCCACCGCGTCGTGAAAGAGACCCGGTGCCAGGAAGTACCCGGCAACCGCCACCCGGCGAGCGCCGGCCGCCCGTAGCCGGGCCACCGCGACACCGGTCGCCGGCGGGGCCGCCGAGGCGTACGACACCCGGCAGGGCACCCCGAACTCCGCGCCGAGCGCGTCCGCCACCAGGCCCACCGAGCCACGCGCCCGCGCGTCCCGGGTGCCCGCCGCGGCCAGCACCAGCGCGTCGAAGCGACCCGTACACGACTCGCCGAGCCGGCGCCGCAGCCCGGCCACCAGATCCCGGTCCACCGTCCCGTCCGCCGGGCCGAGCACGTCGGTCACCCCTACCGCCAGCGGAGGCCCGGTCTGCGCCGCGGCGGCGACGGCCGCCGGGATGTCGACCCGATGGTGGTACGCGGCGGTCAGCAGCAGCGGCACCAGCACCGCGCGGCGGTGGCCGGCCGCCGCCAACCCACGCAGCACCTCGGTCGGCCCCGGCTCGGTGTGGTCCAGCCAGCTCGTCCACACCGGGGTGCCCGGACGGGCTGCCGACACCGCCCGGCCCAGCGCCCGGGTGGCCTCGGCCGCTCGGGGATCACGGCTGCCGTGCGCGACCAGCACCACCGGGTCCGCCCCGCCGGCCGTGCGGAGGCCGGTCGGGGTCGTCAACGGGGAGGTCAGACGTGCAGTCCGCACTCGGTCTTCTCGAACATGGCCCACCGGCCGGCCCGCGCGTCCTCGCCGGCCTTCGTCCGACGGGTGCACGGCCAGCAGCCGATCGAGCCGTAGCCCTGCTTGAACAGCTCGTTGACCGGCACGTTCCAGCGGGCGATGTAGGCGTCCACGTCGCCCTGCGACCAGGCCGCGATCGGGTTGACCTTGACCTTGCCGCGCCGCCCGTCGAAGGTCACCACCGGCGTGTTGGCCCGGGTCGGCGACTCGTCCCGACGCAGGCCGGCGGCCCAGGCGTCGTACCCGGTCAGTGCCCGCTCCAGCGGCTCCACCTTGCGCAGCTGGCAGCAGTCGTCGGGCGACTTGTTGAACAGCCGAGGACCGTACTGGCCGTCCTGCTGACCGACGGTGAGCCGAGGCCGGATCGACCGGACGTTCACCGGGAGCGTCCGTGCCACCTCGTCCCGCACCCGGAGGGTCTCCGGGAAGTGCAGGCCGGTGTCGAGGAAGACCACGTCCACCCCCGGGGCCACCCGGGACACCAGGTGAGCCAGCACGGCGTCGGCCATCGAGCTGGTGACGCAGAACCGGTCGCCGAAGGTCTGTGCCGCCCAACGGGCGATCTCCAGCGCCGGGGCGCCCTCCAGTTCCCGACCCGCCTGCTCGGCCAGCGCCCGCAGCTCGTCGGGGCTGCGTCGGACCGGATCGGCCGGCGTCGGACCGCCCGGACCGACCAGGCCCAGGCCTGCGGCGGAGACGAGGCTCATTGGATCACCGCCCGGGACAGCAGCCCGGTGAACTTCACCGAGAAGACCCGGGTGCAGGCGTGGCACTCCCAGGCGCCGTGCCCCGCCTCGTGCGGCCGCAGATCCTCCTCGCCGCAGTACGGGCAGTACAGGGGTGCCGCTCGGTTCTCACTGCTCATCGCAGGTCCTCCTCGTCGACTCTGATCACCCAGTTGGCGAACGTCTCGCCCTCGCTCCGGCCGGCCAGGTAGCGGCGGGCCAGTCGTTCCACGTACTCCGGAAGCTCCTCGGCGGTGGTCTTCAGGCCGCGCAGCTTGCGCCCGAAGCCGGCGGTCTGCCCCTGCGCCATGCCCAGGCCGCCACCCAGGTGCACCTGGAAGCCCTCGACGTGCCGCCCGTCCGGGCCGACCACCAGCTGGCCCTTGAGCCCGATGTCGGCCACCTGGGTGCGCGCGCAGGCGTTCGGGCAGCCGTTGATGTGGATCGAGATGTCGGCGTCGAAGTCGCGCAGCCGCTGCTCCAGCCGAGCCACCAGCTCCTCGCCGCGGGCCTTCGTCTCGACGATGGCGAGCTTGCAGTACTCGATGCCGGTGCACGCCATGGTGCCGCGCCGCCAGGCCGACGGCCGGGCCTCCAGGCCGATCCCCCGCAGAGCGTCCACCAACGACTCGGTCCGCTCCGACGGCACGTCGAGCACCAGCAGCTTCTGGTACGGGGTGAGCCGCACCCGATCGCTGCCGTGCGCCTCGACCACGTCGGCGAGCTGGGCGAGCTGCCCACCGGAGACCCGCCCGACCACCGGGGCGGCCCCGACGTAGTGCCGCCCGTCAGCCTGCTCGTGCACCCCCACGTGGTCGATCGGCTTCGCCGGCAGGTCCGGCGCCGGGCCGTCGAGCAGCGTCCGGCCGAGATAGTCCTTCTCCAGGACCTCGCGGAAGCGCTCCACGCCCCAGTCGGCCACCAGGAACTTCAGTCGGGCCCGGTTGCGCAGCCGCCGGTAGCCGTAGTCGCGGAAGATCCCGACCACGCCGGCCCACACGTCGGGGACCTCGGCCAGCGGCACCCAGACGCCGAGTCGCTGGGCCAGCATCGGGTTGGTGGAGAGGCCACCACCGACCCAGACGTCGAAGCCGGGGCCGTGCTCCGGGTGGTCGACGCCGAGGAAGGCGATGTCGTTCGACTCGTACGGGGTGTCCACCAGCCAGGAGATCGACGTCTTGAACTTGCGGGGCAGGTTGGAGAACTGCTTGTCACCGATGTACCGGGCGACGATCTCGTCGATCGCCGGCGTCGGGTCGACCAGCTCGTCGCGGGCCACCCCGGCGACCGGGCTGCCCAGCACGATTCGGGGGCAGTCGCCGCACGCCTCGGTGGTCTGCAGGCCGACCGACTCCAGTCGGTGCCAGATCTCCGGCATGTCCTCGACCCGGATCCAGTGGTACTGGATGTTCTGCCGGTCGGTGATGTCAGCGGTGTCCCGGGCGAACTCCCGGGAGATGTCCGCGATGACCCGCAGCTGGGCCAGGCTGAGCTGACCGGCGTCGATGCGGACCCGGAGCATGAAGAACTCGTCCTCCAGCTCGTGCGGCTCCAGCACGGCGGTGCGCCCACCGTCGATGCCCGCCTTGCGCTGGGTGTAGAGGCCCCACCAGCGGAACCGGCCGCGCAGGTCCTGCGGGTCGATGGAGGCGAAGCCGCCGTGCGCGTAGATGGTCTCGATCCGCGCCCGGACGTTGAGCGGGTCGTCGTCCT contains:
- a CDS encoding ATP-binding protein — translated: MTQLTGQPATDDDVVHLTVPADGGYLGVLRTATAGLAARLQFALDEIEDLRIAVDEACAMLLAIATRDAELECRFSVTEDALTVEVTVPTVRGATLPAESSFAWKVLTALTTSASATAADGRATISLLTRRSSGY
- a CDS encoding NAD(P)-dependent malic enzyme produces the protein MSSSTVDPADPVFQLHRGGKMAVTSTVPLTSREDLSLAYTPGVARVCEAIAADPGLVDDYTWVSHTVAVVTDGSAVLGLGNIGPRAALPVMEGKAVLFKQFAGVDAVPVCLDTQDVDEIVAVVRALAPSFGGINLEDISAPRCFEVERRLDEALDIPVFHDDQHGTAIVVLAALRNAATLLNRKLGDLRVAVSGAGAAGVAVTKMLVAGGVNPDQVVVCDSKGIIGRHRTELTGTKAELAATTNADGRRGDITEALRGADVLIGVSGGQIPEAAVAGMAPGGIVFALANPTPEVHPEVAARHVAVVATGRSDYPNQINNVLAFPGVFRGALDARATRITEGMKVAAADAIAAVVAESLTAEAIVPSPLDPRVAPAVAAAVAEAARRDGVARR
- the sodN gene encoding superoxide dismutase, Ni, which produces MRLPRILAPRVTASAHCDLPCGVYDPAQARIEAESVKMICEKYQANTDPEFRTRAIIIKEQRAELVKHHLWVLWTDYFKATHFEKYPQLHQLFNEATKLAGSGGVKGSLDPATADKLLQKIDDISKIFWETKKA
- a CDS encoding S24/S26 family peptidase, with the translated sequence MEVKPVRPDHPAEAPRLRRPLTAVLVTGPSMAPTLRHGDAVLVRPRGRPIRPGDVVVAVFRTRPELLVVKRAVRPQDGGWWLRGDNDLVTDDSRAYGVADVRGRVVARYWPRPGRVPRRLL
- a CDS encoding alpha/beta hydrolase family protein, producing the protein MGAGRLIAVLVTALLAGCAPATAVADGSTAAPDGPPSARRAPEGSYVVGVRTLTLDPRSARPLPVTIWYPASPGGVAAGRFPVVIYSHGLDSLPGLHAELTTRWAAAGFVVAAPAFPHTRRGAARFTRADVRNQPADCWRLIRHLSGLDTDPGDPLAGHLDLASIAAAGHSAGGFTTAGMFTEGHPARLRAGIVIAGGGLPGSFAGPVAPLLFVHGTADPVVPVAVGRAAYGRTRGPAAFLSLLGQDHGAYLTPGSPGFAPVLASTTDFLRWTLYDNSAAGARLPADARAPTLTHYESRPAR
- a CDS encoding acetate/propionate family kinase — encoded protein: MSRVLVLNCGSSSVKWRRYDGERVLDQGTVERVGEPGGGPADHTTAVRQILAGQDLSGLAAVGHRVVHGGRTFTTPVLVDDAVLAAIRDLVPLAPLHNPANLAGIEVAREMLPNVPQVAVFDTAFHHTLPEAATTYAIDRDTAERYAIRRYGFHGTSHAYVSRRTAELLGRPYEQLRTITLHLGNGASACAVADGRSVATSMGMSPLEGLVMGTRSGDLDPAVIFHLRREGGLSVDEIDDLLNHRSGLLGLTGVNDMREVLQRRAAGDQAAELAFDVYCRRITGYVGAYYALLGRVDAIAFTAGVGEHAAPVRAAALAGLDRLGIAVDPDRNAGKGDRVISPEDAEVTVCVIRTDEEREIARQARAVVGAG
- a CDS encoding zinc-binding dehydrogenase, which translates into the protein MPIMRAAFASRFDDADPLAALTVGERPEPTHPADDWVTVQVRATSLNHHDLWSLRGVGLTEAQLPMILGCDAVGVDPEGNEVVVYPVVVTQGDPRGVSILSEHFPGTLAERVAVPRSNLVPLPDGMPATDAACLPTAWLTAWRMLTTKGRVEDADSVLVQGAGGGVATAAVALAVAMGKRVYATSRDATKRDRITALGATAVEPGARLPERVDVVIETVGAATFDHSMKSAAPMARIVVSGATAGHEPSVNLRRVFAMQLEILGTSMGTPGELYELLAFCADSGVRPVVDSVVPFSRVGDAFARLHSGHAFGKVVVDHTA
- a CDS encoding alpha/beta hydrolase family protein, which translates into the protein MSRRVTPALLASALLTAGLVGCSADARKAESGQAPVAPSSVASATPRVPAGSAPQRAFAVGVRQLKLNRDGRALPVTLWYPATGDAGGAAKRSAAAAEGRFPVVMFSHGLGGRPDDYATLLTRWAAAGFVVAAPAFPHTARGGDGNVLDVLNQPADVSYALTQVLALDGTAGDPLRGRLDADRVAAAGHSAGGVTTIGLFTASRDERLDAGVVFAGTALGVGTAFAGAAAPQLFVHGELDEVVDYAAGRAAYDKVPWPKAMLSLPKGDHGRALLNDGAALRVVSDTSVEFLRWTLYGDPAAKGRISTDATRGDIATFDDHL
- a CDS encoding GNAT family N-acetyltransferase, giving the protein MTSPVTPTIRPARPQDVPAVVAMVHELAEYERAPDQCHLTTEQLTSALFGAAPALFGHVAVDEHDQPIGFALWFLNFSTWAGLHGIYLEDLYVRPAARGTGAGRLLLATLADICVRRGYRRLEWLMIDWNPAAGFYASIGAEQMNEWVPYRLSGDALHDLASQATAAGTRPGG